The window GGGGGAATTCGTAAGCAATTCCCATTCAGGTGCGCAATGGTTCAAGAAAGCGGGGCTCGGATTGTTCATCCATTGGGGGATCTCCAGCGTTCACGGGGATTGCGAGCACTCGTGGGGGAAAACGCCCTGGGATCCAAGCCCTAACCGAGTGAAACCCGAGGATTACTTCAAATTGGCGGAGAAGTTCAATCCTGAGAACTACGATCCCGATCTATGGTTGAAGCCCGCTGCCGACGCCGGCTTTACTTACGCCGTGCTGACGACGCGCCATCATGACGGCTATACGATGTGGCCAAGCCGATACGGTGAGTACGGAACCCGAACACACATGGACAGCCGCGATTTGGTACGTCCGTTCGTCGAATCATGCCGACGCAACAACTTGAAGGTAGGGCTCTATTATTCTCCACCTGATTGGTATTACAACAGAGCGAATATGTCTTTTGGATATAAACACAGTAAAGGGGAAGGACCGGCGTTGGGACTTGGGCACGAACCTATTGAGCTGCCCGCCAAGCCGGAGGGCTGGGAAGAGCAATACCGGCAATATGTCCGAGGGCAAATCACCGAACTTCTCACGGAATACGGCGAAGTCGATATCATCTGGTTTGACGGCGGATTAGATGTGAAAGACGCGATCTCAATCGAAGAAATCCGCAAACTGCAGCCGGGAATCATCATCAGTCCGAGAATGCATGGCGTCGGAGATTTTATTACTTCCGAGTGTTACAACTGGGTGAAAACCATCACATCTAAGCCCAAGGAAATATGGGAGCATTGCGACGTTTGGAGTAGTCATCCCACGGGAATATGGGGATATACACATAAGAGTGAGGCCTACAGACCAACGGCTTGGATGCTGTCTCTTCTGTCCCGCGTACGCGCATGGGGCGGCAACTTCCTGATTAACATAGGCCCCAAGCCGGACGGCACACTGCCAAGTGACGTGCTCGTACGCTTTGATGAAATAAAGCAATGGATGAGCGCACATCGTCAGGCAGTCTTCGGCGTGGAGAGCGATGATTATCAGGAGTACAGCAGTGTTCCCGTAACGAAGCGTGGCAACATCTGGTACCTGCATCTTCTGCCGGAGCACACGGGTCCGGTTACGGTGGAATGCATTTCCAAGCCGACTTCCGTTCGACTGCTTCGTAACGGGCAAGATTTGACTTTTGCCTGGAACGACTCAGACCACCGATTCACTCTTGAGCTGCCTGCATCATGGAGCAGGGAGACAGTGGACATTGTGGAGCTTCAGTTATGATTTCGATACGTAACACAGGAGGATAATGTCATTGAGACAAAGGAGTCATTGTCTCATATTAGAGCAAGCATTGACTCCTCTTTACTATATGGGTGGCAGAGGCTGTTCGTGTTGTCCTGTTTCATGAGCAGCCTCTCACATATAAGTGTACTTATAAAATTAAGGATAGGGGGAACAAGTAAAGATTGGTTTAACTCTGCACAGACAGATATCTTGCAATAAAAGACAAGTTGAGGAGTGAAAGTATGACTAAAAAAAGTTGGCACATCATGATCTGTTTCAGTTTGCTTTTCGCATTATGTTCTGTGGATTTGACGAGATCGAATATCGCAAATGCTACGGGTAACATCTATTATGTCTCCACCTCTGGAGATGATAATGCGAATAATGGGTTGACGCTCGGGGCACCTTTTCAAACGATTCAAAAAGCAGCATCGTTAGCACAGGCGGGAGATACCGTATATATACGTGGAGGGACCTATAGAGAAACCGTAACACCAGCATATTCCGGTTCAGCAGGTAATCCAATTACCTTCCAAAATTACAACGGAGAGACCGTAAATGTAAGTGGTGGTGATTTAGTCACTGTTTGGACTCAGCATGCCGGATCCGTTTATAAAGCACCCATGAACTGGACTATCAATTCTGGGGATGGGGACATTATATATGTGGACGGTCAACCGGCCCATGAAGCCAGGTGGCCGAATGCCAGTGACCCTTTATTGAGATCAGGATTTGCTTCAGTCGACTCGGGTACGGGTTCAGCTACGGAGTACACCATTACAGATGCTGCACTATCTTCTTTTGCTCCTGGCTATTGGAACGGAGCCAAAGTATATGCAATAAGTGGACATGAATATTATGCATTTATCAGTACAATTACGAACCACGAAGGTAGTCCGACCAATAAATTACATTTCGCTCCATTTGCTTGGACCTCTTCCGGTTATTATCCTACTGGAGGAAATGAATATTATATTTTCCATTCGCTGAATGCGCTAGACCAACAAATGGAATGGTATCGGGATAGCGCTACGAATACCTTATATCTATGGGTACCTGGAGGGGACAGCCCGGCTAATCATATAGTTGAAGCCAAGAGTAGGAATTATGCGATTGACTTGTCCAATAAATCCTACATTACATTTTCTGGTGTAAACGCTTACGGGGCTCAAATTACGACAAATGGCGGCAGTCATAGTACCATTGCCAAAGCCATCATTGAAACAACAGATCTGGATTATTCATCTCAGAGCAGTCCGGAATTCGCTCGAGGTCAGGGCATCTTGCTTGGCGGAACCTACAATACTGTCCGTGATTCAGAAATTAAGAATATGTATGGAAATGCTATTACGATGTCTGGTTCACATAACAGCGTTATTAATAACTATATTCATGATGTCACTTTTGAAGCAAGCAATGCTGCTCCCATTCAAGCAGACGGAAGTAACCAATTGATCAGTCATAATACCGTTAATCGAGCTTCACGGGGTCTCATAAGAGGGTTTCCTAGAGCAAGTTCCATTCAGTATAACGATTTCAGTATTGCTAATTTGACAACAACAGATTCCGGGGTATTAGCACTTGGTAATGGGGAATACCAGAATACACAAATTCACCACAACCGGATCCATGATAACAAAGCGCCTTCATTCGCAGGTGGTTTATACGCGGATGCCTTTACCGAAAATTTGATTATGTACAAGAACGTTATTTATAACATTAATCCAGGGTTACTTTTAAATTCACCAAGTAACTTCAATCTTGTTTTTAATAATACAGTCTACAATGCGAGTAATTTACAAAATGGGGCACCTAATTCCTATGCCGGTGATACGTATGGGGATAAAGTCTATAACAACATCATAAGCAGTGTTGCAATTAGCGGCGAGGCCGATGTAACCTCCAACCAAATATTTACCAACTGCTCGTATGTGAATACGGCTTCCTACGATTTTCGTCTTCAGTCTGGCTCAGCGTGCATTGATGGAGGCAGAGTGATAGGGGGAGTAACAGATGGGTATGTAGGAAATCAACCAGATGTTGGGGCATTTGAATTTGGTGGCGTCGATTGGACAGCCGGTCATAACTTCTCGAGTCCTCCCAATCCGACGTTTGCACTCAACGAGATTGAATATAGCAATAGAGTAAATGATGGAGGCTTCGAGTCTGGTACTTTAGCCTCTTGGACATCTGCAGCTGGCTCGCCTTCCTTAGCTACAGGAGCATCTTGGGATTATAAAACGAACTCGATGAGCCGGATGCATAAGAAAGCTGCGTATCTAGAGGCAGGAGACAAGATCGAACAAACAATAACGGGACTTCAACCGAACACCAATTATGTCTTCTCGGCTTGGGCCAAGATCAACGGATTAACAACGCAAGCAGAAGACTACAGTAGTGGCAGCGGCAGCGCACATTGGGATTATACAAACGGCGATTTTAGAGTCTATCGAGATGCTAAATATGTGGGTCCTATGCAAAATGACGATTACCTGGTTTTCAATAACATCGACTTTGGTGCCACTGCCAAATATAATAAATTGTCCGCAGGAATCAATACAACGGTTGACAGTGGAAGCATTGAAATTCGGCTAGGCAGTACGACTGGAACACTGCTCGGGACCGTAGACCTTGCCAATTACGATAGTATATGGAAATGGCAAGATACGGATATCAGCGCTGCAACAGGTATGCAAGACGTTTACCTAGTTTTCAAAGGAACAGGAAATATAGCTCTCTTTGATGGCTTTAAGCTTTGGAATTCAAATATGGCTGATGATGTAACGCTAGGTGTTACAAATTATGGAGGAACTGATGTTACGACATCTGTAAACTCGACATCGTGGGGATCAAGCGAATATCAAATCAAATTTACGACCGGTGCAACGAATACTAGCGCAACCGTATATGTGAATAAGCCGGACGGTGATTACTCAGCATATATCGACAATGTAGGATTGCTTAAAGACCACTTTATAACGAAGACTGCGCTTGAGGATGACGGATTTGAATCCGGCACAAGCAAGTGGGCTACCGGAAGGGGAACTTCAACAACGACTACGGCAGAGAAGCATCTTGGTGATTCCAGTTTCCCAATAAATGATGATACAGAAGTTATTTACCAGAAGGCTACTTCAAAGGTGAATAAAGTCGCAACGCTTTGGTTCTACGACGATGCAGCAGATACGTCAGTAAGAGCACAAGCACGAGTTGACGATGCTGCTAACTGGAATGAAAATGGAACAACATGGCGTTCAATCGGCGTTGATACGAATTATTATCCCGATCATTATTTCTATAGAATCGACGGAACTCTGACGAATTCTAATATTGCCCGCTCAACTGGCTGGCACGAATTCAAATGGGATTACACATCGGGTACGAAAGTGGATATGTATATCGATGGAACGCTTATTGCTTCGCCTGCGGGAGTGACTGCTTTTAGTTTGGTAGCAATGGGCGATTGGTCGGGGTCATCGATTACAGGCAACGTCTATTTCGATGATTTTACGACTCAGTCCACAGCTCTTATCAATGACGGATTTGAATTCGGCTTTGGCAACTGGACGATCGGCAACGGTACCGCAAGTAGCAGTACTTCAGTCTATCATGGAGGCAGCAAAAGCTACGCAGTTGATCAAGATATGGATGTTATTTACCAAAAGGTTAGTTCTAGCGTTAATAAAATCGCTACGCTTTGGTTTTATGATGATGCAGTAGATACAGGAATGAAAACATTTGCACGAGTTGATAATGGTACATGGAATGATAGTACGGGTTGGCGTGGAATCGGCGTGGATACGCCTACCTCTGTCACTAATTATGTTTATAGGGTCGGTGGTACTGTTAAGGCAACTACTATTCCCCGTTTAAGCGGCTGGCACGAATTCAAATGGGATTACACATCGGGTACAAAAGTGGATATGTACATTGACGGAACATTAATTGCTTCCCCTACAGGGACTACTGCTTATAGTATGGTAGCCATGGGGGATTGGTGGAGGTCAACGTCAACAGGCGACGTTTATTTCGATGATTTTAAAGCTTATACGGTGGATTTCACTGACGGATTTGAATCCGGATTTGCCAACTGGACTACCGTTAACGGTACAGCAAGTACAGGCACTCCATTAATTCCTAAAGGAAGCTATAGCTATGAAGTTAATGAAGATATGGATGTTATCCAACATGCGATAGGTGCAACGACAAATCAAGTCGGTGTAGTGTGGTTTTATGATGATGCAACCGATAATAATTTGAGAACATCGGCTTTTGTCGACAAAGGCACGTCATCCACGCAAGTCGGATTAGGTGTAGATACGCCTACATCAACTAGTAAGTATGTATACCGCGTTGGCAGTACGAACACAGCGACCACTATCGACCGAACAACTGGTTGGCACCAGTTGGTTTTCGATTACCGCTCTGGCACTGATGTCAAATTATACATCGATGAAACACTGGTTAAGACGTCCACGTCTCAAACGGGCTTTGACGTTATCCGATTAGGGGACTATTGGGGTGGTGGTTCGACGGGTACCGTTTATTTCGATGACATAAGTGTTCAGTCAGAATTACCTTAAAAAGAAGAAATATGAGTACATGCTGATTTGGTCGAATACTTCAAAAGGTTTAATTTTATTGTCAAAAAAACGAAATCCAGACATACATGTCGATAGCAGTATTTCCAACCAAGCTATCGATACGAGATGATCAATGCAGGATCTCATGGACATTCGGTTCCAATTATAGATGGCTGTAGACAAGGGTTCGGAAAATCATACCGGTCTGAGATTGCATACAGCCAAATTTCAGAAGATAACGTTCATATTGTCATGGATTGCTCCGTACAGCCTCAGGAATCAGGATTCGCAATATAAAACAGGGACTCCATTTTACCGAATCGTGTTGAATCGCACGCAGGTGGAACGGGAGATCATTTCCGAGTTTCGTTTTGAAATGAGGTGAATATCGGATTGGAGTTATCATACTCCAGTCCGGCTTTTTTTCTTTATGGATCATGTATGCAAAATATCAACAAAATTGTGAAAACCAGCGAAACTTTACAGCCAAGTTATGAAGTACGATAAGGGTATAAAGAACATCAAATCGAAGAGCGGTCACAAGCTGGAAAACTTGGCAATTGGCTGCTTTCTTGGGATGTCGCTCCATCAGTTATGGAAGTTCAGAAGATGTACTTTTACGTAAATCTGAAGCTTTCTTTCCCGTAAATTGCTTGAACTGTCTACTGAAAAAATAAATGTTACGGTAGCCTAATGCTTCCGCTACTTCCGTCACTTTCATGCCGCTAAAGCGCAAAAGATGTTCGGCCCGTTCAATTTTTGTTTGAATGATGAAAATTTCTAACGTGACCTTCATGATTTCTTTGAATTTGATGGAAAAATATCGGGGAGATAGTTGGGCGCGTTCAGCTAGATTTTCCATGCTATGTGACATGCTGGGATTTTGCCGAATAAAACTAGCTACCTCCCGAATGGGTTGTTCAAGATGATGGCTCGCCGAAGTTTCCTTTGAATGACCATCCAGATCGTCACGGTTTAAATAAATGAGCAGCAAATTTAACATTAGCTTGGCTTCTTCTATACTACCAAACCTTGGATTGAGAAGCGTTTCCACGTATCGATTCAACATGGTTTCGAACATAAAAGAGTCCGAAACGATCCGGTAAGCATCCGGCAAATCGACTTCTAAGGATGGAAACGGAAAATGAATATATGTGATGGTTAGCGGTTTATGCGGATTATGTTTAGCCAAAGTAAGGTCACCCGGACGAAACAGAAAGCAACTGCCCCGGGAAAGTGCATACGTATGCCCGTTTAGAAGCATCTCGCCTTCACCGCTCCATACATACCACAAATCGCAATCTTCGAAGGGGCGATCGATCCTATCCCATTTCCACGAATCTTCGCAAGTGATTTTGCCATATGATAAACCTAGTTCAAGTGATAATGGTAGTATAGTCACAGAGGTCCGCTCCTTTAAATTTATGTAGTATAGTGTAAATGTTTGACTGCTATAGTGCATTTATTTTATCACATTTATTAGATAAACTGAATTTATATTAAAGGTAAAATAATATAAATGAATTGGGGCAATGACATATGATGAAACCGTTTATGGAGATCGAAGACTGGGACAGAATAGGATTATCTGTGGCTGAATCAGCAAAAAGATTGCAAAGAATTGCTTATATCGATCGACAATTGATGAGAATTCAAGCGGGTCATATGATCGCAAGGCCAGAATATGAAATCAAAGGCGCTTTAGGAAGAATGGTCTGGGAAGATGCCAGCCACTATGATCAATTTCGCAATCGATGCAAGCAGATGCGTATGAGTACGGTCGCTTTTGATAAATGTCCAGATCCGTTTCTTGAGCGTACCATGATCAAATTGCTGGATTCAGGAAATACCTTGACCTTGCTCACGGCGATGTTTGAGGTCATCAAACCGGCGCAGATCGAAGCCATTCAAGATTATCTCTCTCTAGCTCAGCCAATCGCCGATTATCCAACCATTCATATGCTGAGACATCAACTGATGGATCGAGAAAATCAAGTCCAGTGGGGGTTAGAGGCCATTCGTGCCATCTCCGAGCAGACAAATGAGGAAGAACGCACGCAGGCAGAGAATTGGAAAGCTTGTATGAAGGATTACTTGCTAGCTGCCGGTGGCGTAAATGGCCTGGGAGAGCGTAAAGAACTGGACCCTACACTTGAAGTCGCTTCCACATCGTTTGAATTACCGGAGTCGAGTACGCGTGACAGTCGTTTCAAAAAAACCGTTGCCAAATTTACGGACGTTACTTTTGAAGATAGTGATGCAGGACGGTTTAAAAGAATGATGTTCACCCGTTTTAATGAAATGACCCCGGCGGAAGCCGTTGCCTGTGTTCACTTTGCTTCCGAAGGGAAGCCATGGTTATTTTATTATGATACCGCTCGTCATTTATGGGATGAAATCCGGCATTCCTGGTTTGGAGAAGCTGCATTGCGAATCCACGGTTTCAACATTTATGAGTCAGCTAACTGGACAGGCTGGTATGATATGACCCAGAATCTGTTTAGCATCGAGGAGGCTTATACCCATTTAACGATTGCTATCGAAAAATCAGCGATGAAATATCCTCCGGGGAAACGGGAGGAATGGGAATTTTGCCGCGACGTTGTGAAGGACTCCTTAATGACCACCTTTCAGGACTTTGATTGGGCGGATGAAGTCGTTCATGCCGGCTTTGGACAGAAATGGGTCATTGACCATCAATATAATGGAGATAGTACCCAAGCTCAGCAAGCGGCCGACCTAACTTCGGAAAAGCGAAACGCATTTATGGCTCGTTATGCAAACGAGGGTAAGGAAACGAAGAACTTTTTTGCCGGAGACTATTGAGATATGTAAGGTGACAGGACAAATTATCGGAGGTACAGCATGTTTACAGCGAACGAACTGGACTATTTAGAAAGCTTATCCGGGGTAAACTCGATTCAGCAAGATATCGACGCGTTTAAACAAAAAGGCGATTTAGAAAATCTCGAAGAAACTGGATTAACTCGAGACAAATATTTGGACTTTTCCGAAGCGCGAATTCGTCAATTCGCCCCATGCTTAAGTGAATACGGGGGGATACTGGATCCAGGCGATGGGAACGAACACGAATATGCAACCGCTGCATTTGTAAAAGCTGGGGCTATTCTACTAGCAAACGATCGCTGCAAGGATCTCAAAGAACAGATTTTGCTCGCGATGGATTGGGCCAGTACCTGTTTGGGAGAGAATAAAGTCCCTGACGATCATGCCGATTTCACTACGCACATGCTGGTTAGGGCGTATCAGCTTTTGGCACCGATAGTAGATAAGGAGCGGAGCGATAGCTGGAAAGCGAGTTTGTCCAACGTTGAGCCTGAGGTAACGTATTGCCAAACGGTTCGAAGTTTTCCAGACATTCGTACCATACGTAACTGGGCTACTTATGCCATGCATGGCGAAATGATGAGGCTAAATGAAGGGTTCACGGACTCTATGGCTTTCATTGATAAGTATTTGAAACCGCAAATGCCGCGTTTTGCGCGTGAAGGGCTATACCGCGATCCGAATATTCCGGTCGCCTATGATTTGGCTGCGCGTCAACAGCTTAGCGGGTTATTAGATGCCGGTTATAACGGCGAATGGAAGACATTTCTAGAAAGGCAACTTCGCAAAGGTGCTCAAACGATGCTGTTTATGCAGTCTACCACCGGTGGAACGAGCTGCGGAGGCAGGAGTAACCAGA is drawn from Paenibacillus sp. V4I7 and contains these coding sequences:
- a CDS encoding AraC family transcriptional regulator gives rise to the protein MTILPLSLELGLSYGKITCEDSWKWDRIDRPFEDCDLWYVWSGEGEMLLNGHTYALSRGSCFLFRPGDLTLAKHNPHKPLTITYIHFPFPSLEVDLPDAYRIVSDSFMFETMLNRYVETLLNPRFGSIEEAKLMLNLLLIYLNRDDLDGHSKETSASHHLEQPIREVASFIRQNPSMSHSMENLAERAQLSPRYFSIKFKEIMKVTLEIFIIQTKIERAEHLLRFSGMKVTEVAEALGYRNIYFFSRQFKQFTGKKASDLRKSTSSELP
- a CDS encoding alpha-L-fucosidase; translated protein: MTKTKGNDGNAVQDQHQMIGAASTQIEGEFVSNSHSGAQWFKKAGLGLFIHWGISSVHGDCEHSWGKTPWDPSPNRVKPEDYFKLAEKFNPENYDPDLWLKPAADAGFTYAVLTTRHHDGYTMWPSRYGEYGTRTHMDSRDLVRPFVESCRRNNLKVGLYYSPPDWYYNRANMSFGYKHSKGEGPALGLGHEPIELPAKPEGWEEQYRQYVRGQITELLTEYGEVDIIWFDGGLDVKDAISIEEIRKLQPGIIISPRMHGVGDFITSECYNWVKTITSKPKEIWEHCDVWSSHPTGIWGYTHKSEAYRPTAWMLSLLSRVRAWGGNFLINIGPKPDGTLPSDVLVRFDEIKQWMSAHRQAVFGVESDDYQEYSSVPVTKRGNIWYLHLLPEHTGPVTVECISKPTSVRLLRNGQDLTFAWNDSDHRFTLELPASWSRETVDIVELQL
- a CDS encoding carbohydrate-binding protein; amino-acid sequence: MTKKSWHIMICFSLLFALCSVDLTRSNIANATGNIYYVSTSGDDNANNGLTLGAPFQTIQKAASLAQAGDTVYIRGGTYRETVTPAYSGSAGNPITFQNYNGETVNVSGGDLVTVWTQHAGSVYKAPMNWTINSGDGDIIYVDGQPAHEARWPNASDPLLRSGFASVDSGTGSATEYTITDAALSSFAPGYWNGAKVYAISGHEYYAFISTITNHEGSPTNKLHFAPFAWTSSGYYPTGGNEYYIFHSLNALDQQMEWYRDSATNTLYLWVPGGDSPANHIVEAKSRNYAIDLSNKSYITFSGVNAYGAQITTNGGSHSTIAKAIIETTDLDYSSQSSPEFARGQGILLGGTYNTVRDSEIKNMYGNAITMSGSHNSVINNYIHDVTFEASNAAPIQADGSNQLISHNTVNRASRGLIRGFPRASSIQYNDFSIANLTTTDSGVLALGNGEYQNTQIHHNRIHDNKAPSFAGGLYADAFTENLIMYKNVIYNINPGLLLNSPSNFNLVFNNTVYNASNLQNGAPNSYAGDTYGDKVYNNIISSVAISGEADVTSNQIFTNCSYVNTASYDFRLQSGSACIDGGRVIGGVTDGYVGNQPDVGAFEFGGVDWTAGHNFSSPPNPTFALNEIEYSNRVNDGGFESGTLASWTSAAGSPSLATGASWDYKTNSMSRMHKKAAYLEAGDKIEQTITGLQPNTNYVFSAWAKINGLTTQAEDYSSGSGSAHWDYTNGDFRVYRDAKYVGPMQNDDYLVFNNIDFGATAKYNKLSAGINTTVDSGSIEIRLGSTTGTLLGTVDLANYDSIWKWQDTDISAATGMQDVYLVFKGTGNIALFDGFKLWNSNMADDVTLGVTNYGGTDVTTSVNSTSWGSSEYQIKFTTGATNTSATVYVNKPDGDYSAYIDNVGLLKDHFITKTALEDDGFESGTSKWATGRGTSTTTTAEKHLGDSSFPINDDTEVIYQKATSKVNKVATLWFYDDAADTSVRAQARVDDAANWNENGTTWRSIGVDTNYYPDHYFYRIDGTLTNSNIARSTGWHEFKWDYTSGTKVDMYIDGTLIASPAGVTAFSLVAMGDWSGSSITGNVYFDDFTTQSTALINDGFEFGFGNWTIGNGTASSSTSVYHGGSKSYAVDQDMDVIYQKVSSSVNKIATLWFYDDAVDTGMKTFARVDNGTWNDSTGWRGIGVDTPTSVTNYVYRVGGTVKATTIPRLSGWHEFKWDYTSGTKVDMYIDGTLIASPTGTTAYSMVAMGDWWRSTSTGDVYFDDFKAYTVDFTDGFESGFANWTTVNGTASTGTPLIPKGSYSYEVNEDMDVIQHAIGATTNQVGVVWFYDDATDNNLRTSAFVDKGTSSTQVGLGVDTPTSTSKYVYRVGSTNTATTIDRTTGWHQLVFDYRSGTDVKLYIDETLVKTSTSQTGFDVIRLGDYWGGGSTGTVYFDDISVQSELP